A genomic segment from Roseibium algicola encodes:
- a CDS encoding SDR family NAD(P)-dependent oxidoreductase: MAGETQKVIVLTGASGGIGQALAREYAGPGIYFALIARDEARLEALLKEIRELGADGEISAIDIRDREALHGYLSDLDARHPVDLVIANAGVTAGLGPNRTRETNADSDRQIDVNYRGVVNTLTGLVDNMQKRRQGQLVLISSLAGMRALPDMPSYSATKAALIAYGHSLRGWLKPFGISVTIICPGFITSPMSARHNGAKPFEMPASKAATLMRRAIDRRKPFYAFPFLLAWGIRLQNLLPTKIGDLFMGGFDVTIDQDPRYRENSDR; this comes from the coding sequence ATGGCAGGCGAAACACAAAAGGTCATCGTGTTGACCGGTGCCAGTGGCGGCATAGGGCAGGCGCTTGCTCGTGAATACGCTGGTCCTGGCATCTATTTCGCCCTCATTGCCCGGGACGAGGCGCGTCTGGAAGCTCTGCTGAAGGAAATCCGCGAGCTTGGCGCAGACGGTGAAATCAGCGCCATCGATATTCGTGATCGCGAAGCACTGCATGGCTACCTCAGTGATCTGGATGCACGGCATCCTGTCGATCTGGTCATTGCAAATGCTGGTGTGACTGCAGGGCTCGGCCCCAACCGAACGCGCGAAACGAATGCCGACAGCGATCGGCAGATCGATGTGAATTATCGAGGCGTGGTCAACACTCTCACAGGCCTCGTCGACAACATGCAAAAACGCCGGCAGGGGCAACTGGTGCTTATCTCGTCTCTGGCCGGAATGCGTGCCTTGCCGGATATGCCGAGCTACAGCGCCACGAAGGCGGCACTCATTGCCTACGGGCATTCCCTTCGCGGTTGGTTGAAGCCCTTCGGCATATCCGTGACGATCATCTGTCCGGGGTTCATCACTTCACCGATGTCTGCGCGCCACAACGGTGCCAAACCATTCGAAATGCCGGCTTCAAAAGCAGCCACATTGATGCGACGGGCCATCGACCGTCGCAAGCCGTTCTATGCGTTTCCGTTTTTGCTGGCCTGGGGTATTCGCCTTCAAAATCTGTTGCCGACGAAAATCGGCGATCTCTTCATGGGCGGTTTTGATGTGACGATTGATCAGGATCCGCGTTATCGAGAGAACTCTGACAGGTAG
- a CDS encoding capsular polysaccharide export protein, LipB/KpsS family, which yields MSVACDTLIRQFVTHGRNIASVCDFAGTWREQSLSCSAAGETAVAGAEGLSLQRLLAGDDVRQEGALFWTELKNRAALEQIATDDLLNWILSCRTAWFSPYTGDLLHPGDALEIHSLMQEQWQDNAMPGHCYGAQYWNHPSINATFSGKGGAVTFHETQQDAVSAARSDGGRIYSWAGRTDPAFEQICIQNGIQLSRIEDGFLRSVGLGAGLARGAMLAVDDLGIYYDPSRPSRLEVLLKEYVLSPEERNRGEALIDLIIRARVSKYNFGKTRSFAYPANKDKILVPGQVADDAAIRKSRSATIDCANTPNVNLDLLRLARARHPEAFLVFKPHPDVETGLRKGKVPRETALEYADEIAEDANIIDLIEAVDCVETFSSLSGFEALLRGKKVCVHGAPFYAGWGLCEDLTQIEGRGTSRTLPELVYLALVKYARTIDPVSLLPCSPEFLVARLAEQRTDKRHLLVTAIKRHSSWLGRKLGI from the coding sequence ATGAGCGTCGCCTGTGACACGTTAATCCGGCAGTTCGTCACACATGGTCGGAATATTGCGTCGGTTTGCGATTTTGCAGGCACCTGGCGTGAGCAGTCGCTCTCCTGTTCCGCGGCGGGCGAAACTGCGGTTGCTGGAGCCGAAGGTCTTTCGCTTCAAAGGCTTTTGGCCGGAGACGACGTCCGACAAGAGGGAGCGTTGTTCTGGACCGAGCTCAAAAACAGGGCCGCTCTTGAGCAGATAGCCACCGACGATCTGCTGAACTGGATATTGTCTTGCCGGACTGCATGGTTCTCACCTTATACAGGCGATCTTCTGCACCCAGGTGATGCGCTGGAGATCCACTCGCTTATGCAGGAGCAGTGGCAGGACAACGCCATGCCCGGCCATTGTTACGGCGCGCAGTATTGGAACCATCCTTCGATCAACGCCACCTTTTCCGGAAAAGGCGGGGCGGTCACGTTTCACGAAACCCAACAGGACGCTGTCTCAGCCGCACGGAGTGACGGCGGGCGGATATATTCCTGGGCAGGGCGCACCGATCCCGCGTTCGAGCAGATCTGCATACAAAACGGGATTCAGTTGTCGCGCATAGAAGACGGTTTCTTGCGCTCCGTCGGTCTTGGTGCAGGCCTTGCAAGAGGGGCTATGCTTGCGGTCGATGACCTCGGCATCTACTACGACCCCTCTCGGCCCAGCCGGCTTGAGGTGCTACTGAAAGAGTACGTGCTTTCACCGGAAGAACGGAACCGGGGCGAAGCTTTGATCGACCTGATCATTCGCGCCAGGGTCTCCAAATACAATTTCGGCAAGACGCGTTCATTTGCCTATCCGGCCAACAAGGATAAGATCCTTGTACCGGGGCAGGTTGCGGACGATGCGGCAATCAGAAAATCCAGATCTGCGACAATCGATTGCGCCAACACACCGAACGTGAATCTCGATCTGCTTCGCCTCGCCCGTGCCCGTCATCCCGAGGCGTTTCTGGTTTTCAAGCCACATCCCGATGTTGAGACCGGTTTGCGCAAAGGCAAGGTACCCCGTGAAACCGCGCTGGAATACGCCGATGAAATTGCCGAAGATGCGAATATCATCGACCTCATAGAGGCAGTCGATTGTGTCGAGACTTTTTCTTCGTTATCGGGGTTCGAAGCTTTGCTGCGGGGCAAGAAGGTGTGTGTCCACGGAGCGCCCTTTTATGCCGGCTGGGGCCTTTGTGAGGATTTGACCCAGATTGAAGGCAGGGGCACAAGCCGCACCTTGCCGGAGCTGGTCTATCTGGCTCTCGTGAAGTATGCCCGCACAATTGACCCGGTTTCCTTGTTGCCATGCTCACCGGAGTTTTTGGTTGCGCGGCTAGCGGAGCAGCGGACAGACAAGCGGCACCTTCTGGTGACCGCGATCAAGCGGCACTCGTCCTGGCTAGGCAGAAAACTTGGAATCTAA